A genomic window from Leptospira ryugenii includes:
- a CDS encoding TIGR04452 family lipoprotein, translating to MNRIILLVLLLSLQNCALTEGLGLQTYGAIPGSTAKSRISDAILEAEATATAAWLNANGMTAGTGPILPLILINGVLAKLLYPFTTKISDKDYFMESSVEQCESDIRTRGALVLGASYTNLAPSGAVGSARDAALLPQFASCDLEKTGKVITIDGLIKL from the coding sequence ATGAACAGAATCATACTCTTAGTCCTCCTCCTGTCCTTACAGAATTGCGCCCTCACGGAAGGTTTGGGTTTGCAAACCTACGGAGCAATCCCGGGCTCTACAGCAAAGTCTAGGATTTCTGATGCCATCCTAGAAGCAGAAGCAACGGCCACAGCAGCCTGGCTGAATGCAAACGGAATGACAGCCGGTACAGGGCCTATCCTTCCTCTTATCCTGATCAATGGCGTTCTGGCCAAGCTCCTCTACCCCTTCACAACCAAAATTTCGGATAAGGACTACTTCATGGAATCCTCAGTAGAGCAGTGTGAATCAGACATCCGCACAAGAGGTGCCCTGGTATTGGGAGCGAGTTATACCAATCTGGCTCCCTCTGGTGCGGTCGGTTCTGCACGTGATGCCGCCTTACTTCCGCAATTTGCATCCTGCGACCTCGAAAAAACAGGAAAGGTCATCACCATTGACGGTTTGATTAAACTGTAA
- a CDS encoding PAS domain S-box protein has product MSKVSTEESFLVVGVGASAGGLEAIQSLLGHLEEDCREHAFIIAQHVSPTYKSMLGQLLSRSTTLPVVEAENDKPVFPGSIYITPPDTEIRIIAGHFSLTKPKNISGPKPSIDILFESIALNFKNRSIGIILSGTGSDGSMGITAIHEVGGLCMVQDPKTSKFDGMPASAIETGIVDLVLAPSEMGKQILSYAKEPHEAKESVDTEDADGQTLQQILWSLSNVKGTDFSAYKKSTILRRLLKRMESLKIKSLSDYKLYLEKHHEEYESLFETILIGVTSFYRDENAFLSIEEHLKTIIANKTKGESIRIWTPGCSTGEEAYSIASIIANILKEKIVHYHIQIFATDIDEKAIAFARKAVYPNTSNFIFKSIEDSSFLIEKEDSFEISKLLRSMILFTKHDLTKNPPFLKLDMVICRNLLIYFNQNLQQQIIPLFHYALNPNGILFLGKSETVGNFSDLFITLDSENKIFQRKRGGAVQNLRFAGIRQNSSIVVRSPVKESLRKDMTVSEMVKETLYNTYDNPYVIISDQYLVEMINGDVNLFLSLPEGQMNANILKMIRPDLQIELRATITKVIKEKESQKSGLLPFTVDGKSYLTNIKVKPLLYTQKNNDLFMVIFELFPNENKAKIAEKSGSKVELQERIEILEKELTATKEHLQIYIEELETTNEELQSLNEEVQSTNEELQSTNEELETSVEELQSTNEEIQIAYTELKASNEELERKDNELKLKESSQTALLNNTLQSFVLTDKNFKILTFNEIAESTFSFLFRQTLSIEKDLREIFLSDAIPNLDLSFASLSKGEVVQGEFKCLDKENRKRQFAYNFTPVLDATKKLSVISFSLLDITATKETEIQLKETEKLLVSIFNAVDIGVCITDQFGRFVNVNQAYCEIYGYSKDELLGKSFTIVVLPEYREAIQSMHDQFIAGEEEIPREWTVQRKNGEVIDIYANAKLLIQEDGTRYKVTSVRDITEKKKFQRLLLETQEATHVGGWEYDLHTQQFSMTQESYHLFNLSQTKAYSMETIAELFNDYEKERLLVHYQSMLANKQPYELLLEYIDHKGQRKWYRAIGAPELNATTFRKVFGSFQDVTDSINFEIEMRKAKELLEQTNETARVGGWEYDLETKKLTWTSVTRDLHEVPEDYIPNVEDAILFYKEGEHRNRIQNLFQKLLLFGTAYDEEFIIVTYKGRERWVRATSQAYFENGVCKRVFGAFQDIHERKMVSEAMRITKERYEFLSQATRQAIWDWDIGEGTVFWGEGYRTNFGFDIENMHLSYETWENLLHPEQREKVIQRVQEAMANPDILTFENQYQLQKADGNFADVIDKALVIRDQTGKAIRMVGAVEDITKRKAGEVQLKLLESVITNSNESVLITEANPVGSIGPNIVFVNAAFTKMTGYTQEEVIGKTPRILQGPNSSPKEISKMREALAKWEPVEVEIINYKKDGSEFWNEFSIFPLANEKGFYTHWIAIERDITRKKREENEKEKLISELTQNNKDLKQFNYITSHNLRAPLSNLSAALSLIEDIPISDPLLSELLKGIKLSTETLNQTIDDLIRILIIKDSPAIEQSALDLETVFQSVLSQIQNIVSSSGASILTQFADVKQIVFNKPYLESIFLNLLTNAIKYRSQERDLHISVKSMESREFYFLVFEDNGLGIDLTRNKDKIFGLYQRFHNLPDSKGLGLYLVKSQLQALGGSIRVESQVNVGTKFIIKIRK; this is encoded by the coding sequence ATGTCGAAAGTCTCTACCGAAGAATCATTTTTAGTTGTGGGAGTGGGTGCATCGGCCGGTGGACTCGAGGCAATCCAAAGCCTCCTTGGTCATTTAGAGGAGGACTGCAGAGAACATGCTTTTATCATAGCCCAACATGTAAGCCCTACCTATAAGAGTATGTTAGGACAACTCCTCAGTCGCTCAACTACCTTACCCGTTGTAGAAGCAGAGAACGACAAACCAGTGTTTCCTGGTAGCATCTACATCACGCCTCCAGACACTGAGATTCGCATCATAGCGGGGCACTTCTCCTTGACCAAACCCAAAAATATCTCTGGACCCAAACCTTCGATTGACATCCTCTTTGAATCCATTGCTCTAAATTTTAAAAATAGATCCATTGGAATCATTCTCTCGGGAACCGGTTCAGATGGATCTATGGGCATTACCGCCATACATGAGGTAGGTGGCTTATGTATGGTTCAGGATCCCAAGACATCAAAATTTGACGGGATGCCAGCCTCTGCCATCGAGACTGGTATCGTGGATTTGGTTCTTGCGCCCAGTGAAATGGGAAAACAAATCCTGTCCTATGCGAAAGAGCCACATGAGGCAAAAGAAAGTGTGGATACGGAAGATGCGGATGGACAAACTTTGCAACAAATTCTCTGGTCCCTTTCCAATGTGAAAGGAACTGATTTTTCAGCTTACAAAAAGTCTACGATCCTACGTCGTCTTTTGAAGCGAATGGAAAGTTTAAAAATTAAATCTCTCTCAGATTACAAACTTTATCTAGAAAAACACCATGAAGAATATGAATCATTATTTGAAACCATATTAATTGGTGTAACATCTTTCTATCGAGATGAGAATGCTTTTTTAAGTATTGAAGAGCATTTAAAAACAATCATTGCAAACAAAACGAAAGGTGAGTCGATTCGCATTTGGACGCCTGGATGTTCTACTGGTGAAGAGGCCTATAGCATAGCAAGCATTATCGCCAACATCCTAAAAGAAAAAATCGTACATTACCATATCCAAATCTTTGCCACTGATATTGATGAGAAGGCGATAGCTTTTGCAAGGAAGGCAGTTTACCCCAACACATCCAATTTTATTTTTAAGTCGATTGAGGATTCCTCCTTTTTGATAGAAAAAGAAGATTCCTTCGAGATCTCAAAATTACTTCGTTCTATGATTTTGTTCACGAAGCATGACCTTACCAAGAACCCACCATTTTTAAAATTAGATATGGTGATTTGTAGAAATCTTTTGATCTATTTTAACCAAAATTTACAGCAACAGATCATTCCTTTGTTTCACTATGCACTCAATCCGAATGGGATTCTTTTTTTAGGCAAATCAGAAACGGTCGGAAATTTTTCGGATTTATTCATTACCTTAGATTCCGAAAATAAAATTTTCCAAAGAAAGAGGGGTGGTGCCGTACAAAATCTTCGTTTTGCAGGGATTCGCCAAAACTCATCCATAGTTGTGAGGTCACCAGTAAAAGAATCTCTCCGAAAAGACATGACTGTGAGTGAAATGGTCAAGGAAACTTTGTACAATACCTATGACAATCCCTATGTCATTATTTCGGACCAGTATCTTGTTGAGATGATCAATGGTGATGTGAATTTATTTTTGAGCCTTCCGGAAGGCCAAATGAACGCAAATATCTTGAAGATGATTCGCCCTGATTTGCAAATCGAACTTCGCGCCACCATCACAAAGGTAATCAAAGAAAAAGAATCTCAAAAGAGTGGGCTTTTGCCTTTTACTGTGGATGGCAAATCTTACCTAACAAATATTAAAGTAAAGCCTCTCCTCTATACTCAAAAAAATAATGACTTATTCATGGTGATCTTTGAATTATTCCCTAATGAAAATAAGGCAAAGATCGCTGAGAAAAGTGGTAGTAAAGTAGAACTCCAAGAAAGAATTGAAATCTTAGAAAAAGAGCTTACGGCAACCAAAGAACATTTGCAAATCTATATCGAAGAATTAGAGACTACCAATGAAGAACTTCAGTCTTTGAATGAAGAGGTACAAAGCACCAATGAAGAGCTACAATCGACAAATGAAGAATTGGAAACAAGCGTTGAGGAACTTCAATCCACCAATGAAGAAATCCAGATTGCCTACACTGAGTTAAAAGCAAGTAACGAGGAGTTGGAGCGGAAAGACAATGAATTGAAGCTAAAAGAATCCAGCCAAACCGCTCTTCTAAACAACACCTTACAGTCATTTGTCCTAACAGATAAGAATTTTAAGATACTGACATTCAATGAGATCGCTGAAAGTACGTTTTCTTTCTTATTTCGGCAAACATTGAGCATAGAGAAAGATTTGCGCGAAATCTTCCTATCGGATGCAATTCCTAACCTAGATCTGAGCTTTGCAAGCCTTTCCAAGGGAGAGGTTGTCCAAGGAGAGTTCAAATGTTTAGACAAAGAAAATAGAAAAAGGCAATTTGCTTATAACTTCACTCCTGTTTTGGACGCTACAAAGAAATTGAGTGTGATCTCATTTTCCCTTTTGGACATCACCGCAACCAAAGAAACGGAAATCCAACTAAAAGAGACAGAGAAACTTTTGGTTTCGATCTTCAATGCTGTAGACATCGGTGTTTGTATCACGGATCAATTTGGTAGGTTTGTCAATGTAAACCAAGCTTATTGTGAAATCTATGGTTACTCAAAAGATGAGTTACTAGGAAAATCATTTACCATCGTAGTACTGCCAGAATACCGCGAGGCAATCCAAAGTATGCATGACCAATTCATTGCAGGTGAAGAGGAGATCCCTCGCGAGTGGACTGTCCAGAGAAAGAATGGAGAGGTCATTGATATCTATGCCAATGCAAAACTTTTGATCCAAGAAGATGGTACAAGGTATAAAGTAACCTCCGTCCGGGATATTACGGAAAAGAAAAAATTCCAGAGATTGCTATTGGAAACGCAGGAAGCAACCCATGTCGGTGGTTGGGAATACGATTTGCATACACAGCAATTTTCTATGACCCAAGAAAGTTATCATTTATTCAATCTTTCCCAAACCAAAGCCTATTCTATGGAAACCATAGCTGAACTATTCAATGACTATGAAAAGGAAAGGCTGCTCGTACATTACCAGTCGATGCTTGCCAACAAACAACCCTATGAACTTTTATTAGAATACATTGACCACAAGGGCCAAAGGAAATGGTACCGAGCGATAGGAGCTCCAGAACTCAATGCGACTACCTTCCGTAAGGTATTTGGTTCTTTCCAAGATGTTACCGACTCTATCAATTTTGAAATTGAAATGAGAAAGGCAAAAGAGCTATTGGAGCAAACCAATGAGACTGCGAGAGTTGGTGGTTGGGAATATGATCTAGAAACTAAGAAGTTAACTTGGACATCTGTTACCCGTGATCTACATGAAGTGCCTGAAGACTATATACCCAATGTAGAGGACGCGATCCTATTCTATAAAGAAGGCGAACATAGGAATCGGATCCAGAACCTCTTCCAAAAATTATTATTATTTGGAACCGCTTATGATGAAGAGTTTATCATCGTAACTTACAAAGGCAGAGAGCGTTGGGTCCGCGCCACAAGCCAAGCTTATTTTGAAAATGGAGTCTGCAAACGAGTCTTTGGTGCCTTCCAAGATATCCATGAGAGGAAGATGGTCAGCGAAGCAATGCGGATCACCAAAGAAAGATATGAATTCTTAAGCCAGGCAACTAGGCAAGCCATTTGGGACTGGGATATTGGGGAAGGAACTGTCTTTTGGGGGGAAGGATACCGGACAAACTTTGGCTTTGATATAGAAAACATGCATTTGAGTTATGAAACTTGGGAGAATCTATTGCACCCTGAGCAGAGAGAGAAAGTGATCCAAAGAGTCCAAGAGGCAATGGCTAATCCTGATATACTGACATTCGAAAACCAGTACCAATTGCAAAAAGCGGATGGTAACTTCGCAGATGTTATCGATAAGGCATTGGTCATCCGCGACCAAACGGGAAAGGCGATCCGTATGGTGGGAGCTGTCGAAGATATCACAAAACGAAAGGCAGGCGAAGTCCAACTCAAATTATTGGAGTCTGTGATTACAAATTCCAATGAAAGTGTCCTCATCACAGAAGCAAACCCCGTAGGGTCTATTGGGCCTAACATTGTCTTTGTGAATGCGGCCTTCACTAAGATGACTGGGTATACACAGGAAGAGGTGATTGGAAAAACCCCTCGGATCCTCCAAGGCCCGAATTCTAGCCCAAAAGAAATCAGTAAGATGAGAGAAGCTTTGGCCAAGTGGGAACCTGTCGAGGTTGAGATCATCAACTATAAAAAAGATGGCAGTGAGTTTTGGAATGAATTTTCAATCTTTCCTCTTGCAAATGAAAAGGGTTTTTACACACATTGGATCGCCATTGAAAGGGATATCACTCGGAAAAAACGAGAAGAAAATGAAAAAGAAAAATTGATCTCCGAGCTAACCCAAAACAACAAAGACCTAAAACAATTTAACTACATAACATCTCATAACCTAAGGGCACCACTCTCCAATTTAAGTGCAGCCTTAAGTTTGATCGAAGACATCCCCATCTCTGATCCACTCCTTTCGGAGCTTCTAAAAGGGATCAAACTCTCAACCGAGACACTAAACCAAACCATAGATGATTTGATCCGCATCCTCATCATAAAAGATAGCCCTGCCATTGAACAATCTGCCCTTGATTTAGAGACTGTGTTTCAGTCTGTCCTTTCCCAGATTCAGAACATTGTCTCTTCGAGTGGAGCTTCTATTCTTACACAATTTGCTGATGTTAAACAAATAGTGTTCAATAAACCTTACTTGGAGAGTATCTTTCTAAACCTTTTGACAAATGCGATTAAATATAGATCCCAAGAAAGAGACCTTCACATTTCTGTCAAATCCATGGAATCGCGTGAGTTTTATTTTTTAGTATTTGAAGACAATGGATTGGGAATCGATTTGACTCGTAACAAAGATAAAATATTTGGTTTATACCAGAGGTTTCATAATTTGCCTGATAGTAAAGGTTTAGGGCTTTATTTGGTAAAATCGCAATTACAGGCATTAGGTGGTTCTATTCGAGTAGAAAGCCAGGTAAATGTCGGAACAAAATTTATAATCAAGATAAGAAAATGA
- a CDS encoding response regulator: MNYILCVDDDPTALTIQTILFKQLQFGSQTITKRNGQEALDYYEQIVNGARAFVPDLIFLDLNMPILDGWGFLEIFNQKYYKQFPDSKVYILSSSVDPSDKKNAELYPFVQSFISKPLTKESISKIKEGKSPI; the protein is encoded by the coding sequence ATGAACTATATTTTATGCGTAGATGATGATCCCACCGCTCTAACGATCCAGACCATTCTCTTCAAACAATTGCAATTCGGAAGCCAGACCATCACCAAACGAAATGGACAAGAAGCCTTAGATTATTACGAGCAAATTGTAAATGGGGCAAGAGCATTTGTACCAGATTTAATTTTTTTGGATTTGAATATGCCGATTTTAGATGGCTGGGGTTTTTTAGAAATCTTCAACCAAAAGTATTACAAACAATTCCCGGATTCTAAGGTTTATATCTTATCCTCATCTGTGGACCCGAGTGATAAAAAAAATGCAGAATTGTATCCGTTTGTTCAGAGCTTTATCTCAAAACCACTCACAAAAGAATCAATTTCAAAGATCAAAGAAGGCAAGTCTCCGATTTAA